The following proteins are co-located in the Pseudomonadota bacterium genome:
- the gmk gene encoding guanylate kinase, with product MWNDKDVSSTEDKEQKDKIKGQLFVISGPSGVGKSTLIERFLNKNRNAVFSVSYTTRGARKGEVNGKNYYFIDEKTFKEMAENGSFLEWENVHGYFYGTPKKEVLEILETGKDILLDIDVKGALNVKKQYPDACLVFIEPPSKDELIKRLSFRKEQEIEIRMKRVQEEIDKKYLFEYTIINDNLEKAYTTFKHIIETVKGKKNGKDNR from the coding sequence ATGTGGAATGACAAAGACGTAAGCAGTACAGAAGACAAGGAACAAAAAGACAAAATAAAAGGTCAGCTATTTGTCATTTCCGGACCTTCCGGGGTAGGGAAAAGCACACTCATTGAAAGATTCCTGAATAAAAACAGAAATGCTGTTTTTTCTGTCTCCTATACGACACGCGGAGCAAGAAAAGGCGAAGTCAACGGAAAGAATTACTATTTTATTGATGAAAAAACCTTTAAGGAGATGGCGGAAAACGGGAGTTTCCTCGAATGGGAAAATGTTCACGGTTATTTTTATGGCACACCAAAAAAAGAAGTTCTGGAGATCCTGGAAACAGGAAAGGATATTTTACTCGATATTGATGTAAAGGGCGCGTTAAACGTAAAAAAACAGTATCCGGATGCCTGCCTTGTGTTTATTGAACCGCCTTCAAAAGATGAATTGATAAAGAGGCTCTCTTTCAGAAAAGAGCAGGAGATTGAAATACGCATGAAAAGGGTGCAGGAAGAGATTGATAAAAAATACCTTTTCGAGTATACTATCATTAATGATAATCTTGAGAAAGCATATACAACGTTCAAACATATTATTGAAACCGTAAAGGGGAAGAAAAATGGCAAGGATAACCGTTGA
- the rpoZ gene encoding DNA-directed RNA polymerase subunit omega, which produces MARITVEDCMEKVENRFELVHLAAKRAKQLAKGSKPLVTSSNREIVTALREIADNFVYFGKKELQDNKDVPYQLSNFAP; this is translated from the coding sequence ATGGCAAGGATAACCGTTGAAGACTGCATGGAAAAGGTTGAAAACCGCTTCGAGCTTGTACATCTGGCTGCCAAAAGGGCAAAACAACTGGCTAAAGGCTCAAAACCCCTTGTAACATCAAGTAATAGAGAGATTGTAACAGCACTGAGGGAAATTGCAGATAATTTTGTATATTTCGGGAAAAAAGAGCTGCAGGATAATAAAGATGTTCCTTACCAGTTATCTAACTTTGCACCGTAG
- a CDS encoding YicC family protein produces MIKSMTGFSKIETEFKEGRLNCEARALNNRYLEIGLRLPKIDYAGEQKLREIVKRYVKRGKVDITVKWERSNGEFNTLKVNENAVRQYLEVLSSLKKNFGLKGQLTIESILGFRDIITYEENNNISENILTNPFENLLKKLDEERVREGKIIQKDLMGRLKKITQNLKEIEKRWPLIIKAHENKLKERIKEIIKTASIDEVRVLQELAIYMERLDISEEIVRLKGHIENFNNTLKSDDAIGRKLDFIVQEMVRETNTIGSKSNDLYINERVVQIKVEIEKMREQAQNVE; encoded by the coding sequence ATGATTAAAAGCATGACAGGTTTTTCAAAAATAGAAACGGAATTCAAGGAAGGAAGGCTGAACTGTGAGGCGCGGGCGCTTAACAACAGGTATCTTGAAATAGGCCTGAGACTTCCCAAGATAGACTATGCCGGTGAACAAAAATTACGTGAAATTGTAAAGCGCTATGTAAAACGCGGCAAGGTAGATATCACGGTAAAATGGGAAAGGTCAAACGGGGAATTCAATACTCTTAAGGTAAATGAAAATGCCGTAAGACAATACCTTGAAGTGCTGAGCTCGTTGAAGAAAAATTTCGGCCTAAAGGGCCAGTTAACGATTGAAAGCATTCTGGGATTCAGAGATATCATTACATACGAGGAAAACAATAACATTTCAGAAAACATTCTTACAAATCCCTTTGAAAATCTTTTGAAAAAACTTGATGAGGAGAGGGTTAGAGAAGGAAAGATAATACAGAAAGATCTAATGGGCAGGCTGAAAAAGATTACACAAAATCTCAAAGAAATAGAAAAAAGATGGCCCCTTATTATCAAAGCACATGAAAATAAATTGAAAGAGAGAATTAAGGAAATTATAAAAACAGCCTCAATAGATGAAGTAAGGGTTTTGCAGGAACTGGCAATCTATATGGAACGTCTCGATATTTCAGAAGAGATCGTAAGGCTGAAGGGACACATTGAAAACTTTAATAATACGCTAAAGTCTGATGATGCTATCGGAAGAAAACTTGATTTTATTGTTCAGGAAATGGTGAGGGAGACAAATACTATTGGAAGTAAATCAAATGATTTATATATAAATGAAAGGGTTGTCCAAATAAAGGTAGAGATAGAAAAGATGAGGGAACAGGCACAGAATGTGGAATGA